The genomic segment GCAGTATATCTGCAGTAAAATTATTAGATGAACTAGTATAAAAAGAGGAAATCAATATGGCAGAAAAAACTGTACATTCTGAAGAACTTGGTGATATTGTCATTGCTCCCGAAGTTCTTGAAGTTATTATTGGCATTACAACAGCCAAAATCGAAGGTGTTTATGCGCTCCGTAATAAACGTTTTTCAGACCGACTTGGTAAGAAAAATGAAGGACGAGGGGTTTACATTGACTCGAAAGATGATAAAGTTACTGTTGACATCTATGTTTACCTCACATATGGCGTGAGTGTACCAGCAGTTGCTGCAAAAATTCAAAAAGAAGTGAAAGAAGCAGTCGCTCAAGCCACTGAAATTATAGTTGATGAAGTGAATATCCATATTGTGGGTGTTGTAACAGAAAAACTTCCAAAACCAGCGCTTGAAGATTTGTTTGACGAGGGATTTTTTGATGCCTAAGACGCTCAATCAACATCAAATTCGTAGACGTGCTGTGCAAGCGTTGTTTAGCTATAAAGTTCAAAATGACATGGCAACAACTGTTGTTAGCGAATTTCGTAAAAACGTAGAAAGTCTTGAAGCAGCTTTAGCGCAACCCATTCGTTTTGAAGTCGAATATAGAGATGAACGCATTACGGTTCGTAAATTTCCAAAGCAACTTTCTAAACCATTAGAAGCTATTGCAGGAATTTATGACATTCTTGGTGTGGCAAATGTTGAAAAAACAGCAGTGACCAAAGCAATGACTTTCATGCGTGATTTTGGTGGTTTCACGAAAAAAATGAATGAATATGATGCTAATGATTTGTTCAAAGGCATCATGGCAAATTTGAACCTTGTGAAATTGTTCCAAATTGACCTTGATGAAGAGCTACCTACAGCACCAAAAGTTCTCGAGTTTTTGCGT from the Lactococcus allomyrinae genome contains:
- a CDS encoding Asp23/Gls24 family envelope stress response protein: MAEKTVHSEELGDIVIAPEVLEVIIGITTAKIEGVYALRNKRFSDRLGKKNEGRGVYIDSKDDKVTVDIYVYLTYGVSVPAVAAKIQKEVKEAVAQATEIIVDEVNIHIVGVVTEKLPKPALEDLFDEGFFDA